The stretch of DNA TTACCTAAAGATCCTACTGATATTATCTTCTCCTTATGTTCTGTGTTGGATTCGTGGGGTGTGCTACAGAAAAGAGGAGTGCAAAAAACTCTTAAGGAAGTGACCAAGAGGCTGGCCCAGATAGCGAGGGACGTCTGCAAGCGTGCTTACGGCTGGGGGCCTGCTGTACGGAGGCTCTGTTGATCAAGTGGTGATAGATGTAGCATTTGCGATGATCTCTCTTGTTCTTTTGCTATAGCACCCTGTAGGTGCAGAGTTTGGTATCTCAGGTTGTAGTGAGTTATTTCACCTGATGCAAAAATGAAGTTTTTTGTTGATGAGCTTCAAGTTGTTGTAGCATCCTGTAGGTGCAGATGAAGTGCCTCAAGATGTAGGAGTAGTTTTTTTTCATGATGCATATGTTAGGCATCGAAAGAAGTTAAGTCTGTATGAAACTTGATTCGTATGCTGTGACTCCATTTTCGTAATGAAAATGGGGGCCGTGTGGCCCCTCTTAatcaaaaaaaatattttttaatataaatttggtcaaactttacaaagtttgacttgacaCAAACCTAATATGTAGAATAAGAAGGACTACAGGGAGTAGGTGTGATTTCGTTTATTCAGTGGTGTTAGTTCCACATATATCTGCAGTCCCTGCCTGCCCCCATTTATTCATCATTAGCAATATTTGTTTGGTTGGGGTAAATGGCTGGGCAGTACCAACAAGAAAGAAAGGCAACACTATCTGGCCCACGAGGACTTTAAGAACAGATTCAGCACCAAGTATAGAGAAGAAGAGATTCTGCCCGCATTGTTTGCATGCAGTTGCGGACACGATCAAGTGTCAGTCAGGATGAATCCGCAAGCTCGAGCTATCCACGCACTGTGTTTGTTGTCGGTTATCATACAGAGTATTCATACTAGTCCTACTACCACGCGTTGCCTGACAAGGTCAGCCGCGAGCAGAATCTCGCTGCATGAGCCGTTTGCTGGCAGGCAGAGGCAGGGCATGAAGCAGGGTATGCATGGTAGCAGAGCTTCAGAAAGAGATGCAGATATGGTTGTTGGTACGAGCCTGCATTCAATATTCCTCCTTCTCCTTGAGCAATAACTAGTGTACATACAGACAGTTGTTGGCTACACTACATGTTTGGAAGGACCGTTGGCCGTTGGTGCAACGGTGGTAGGCGACGCGCCGAATTCAATCCAAAGCTCCCGCCGATGCGATCCGCTCCGATCGCATCGCGCGCTCTGGAAGATGGAGATGAGATGGAGCGGTGGCAGAGACAGGCAGGGCATTCAAGGTTGAGGCTCTCCTCCAACGATCTCCCCTGCCTCtgcctgcattctcatctcattcattgatccattcatgttGCGGATTCAGTTGGATCCATCTCAATTGGTATTAGCACATAccccctcctttccggtttataggggttatctcaaaattttagttttttcaTTTTATAAGGCTTAATTTGGTTGTTTctcatcacatgttcagattttAATTAGTACATGTAGTACGTGTCTACGTACATGTGGTTTTCATTTCCTTTCAGTGGAGGAGACTGCTTTTGAATTAGCAGAGGTTCCAGCATGGATCATGGAGAATCAGTCTCTCCGTGCGTGCCGCCGTGCTGTCGATCTTGGTGAGGCTGGATATCGTTTCGTTGCACATGAATTCTAGTGGCCAGGCGTTGTTGTTAGCCTTGCCCGTGGTGAGTGCGGTGCGGTGCGGTGGTTGGAGCACGCGTGCAAGCTAGTAATCTACTCTGTCAGCTCGGTCCTGCACCACTCTGTCCGCGAGGGTGTTTCATTTAGACGTAGTTATAATGGGAATAACTTAGCTAGTAATATAGCACACTTTAAGAATTTTTTTATGTGACAAGTAATTAATAAGAGGTGGTAACATAACATATTACTGTAACATAGTAGTACTTTCCAAAATAAGATAAatctacaagctaataaatgaagccatctaaTATACTAGTACTATGGATTATGTTACTTTACATTAGATGATAACTTAGGCTAGTAATTATAtgcatgcatatgacactagcctaagttactcccactgtaTGCATAGTAATAGTGTACTACTAGAGTCTGTTTGGTAAACACTTGGGCAAGGACATGGGAGTTTGCACAAGGGTGTTTATGAAGGGATTAGGCATGGGAAGTAGATTTTTACTCCCATTCCCTTGTTTGGCATATGATGGGAATTGGCGTGGGATAAAACTCTCCTCACGAATTAACAGGGTACCCCCTGGGAAGAAATCGGTGAGAATTGGCTTCCCCAACTCCCAGTCCCCTTCCCACTTAAACTCCCATTCCCTCTAATCAAACAGTGGATTTTTAATCTCCTTATCCCTCAACTCCTATTCCCCATCTCTAATTCCCCTGAACCAAACACGCTGTAGGTGTATTTTTCTACTACTAATTTGTTTGACGGGCATCATAGTAACGACCACGTACTTACGGCCTCATCTCATGCGAGCTTCCTGAGGCAGCTTCCATTCATTCATTTCATGGGCTCATGGCCATGGTGTGAACCATGGAGTTTAGTTACTGCACAGCGGCTCCATGTCCATGGACTGACGGCACTTCTCTCGTTCAACTTCCAACAGGACACATCGCAAGCACGCAGGCGAGGTCCCCTTCAACTTCTCAACTTCAACTTCAAGTTGAAGCGTGGCGTGCCACCATGCATCGTCCTTGTCAAGCAGGCTTAATGCTGCCATTAACTCTCTCCTTCCTTTCTCGCTGCCATCCTCCTCCCTCCCTCCGCCATAAATCCCCGCTCCCGTCTCCATGGACCTCTTGCCATCGTCAACAACCTagagcagagcagagcagagcagagGCTCCATCCATGGACGCCCACTCTCTTCTTGCCAACTTTTGATCTTCACTTCTCACCCTCCAACTGAACTGTAGCCGCCGTGATGGAGGAGCCAACACATACACCACCGCGCAACAAGGCCAAGAAGGAGAtcaagtcgccgccgccgccgcccctcacGATGAGCTCGCTCTCGCTGCAGCGCAAGAAGCTCGGCTCCCACTTCCTCGAGAGCGACGAGCGCCGCCGCTTCTACGGCGCGTCCGCTGCGATCGGCACGACGCCGCTGGACATCCGGGGCGCGCCGATCCCGGAGCGCGACCTCGCGCGCACGGGCGGCTGGGTGGCCGCCTTCTTCATCTTCGGCAACGAGACGGCGGAGCGGATGGCCTACTACGGCCTCAGCGTCAACATGGTGGTCTTCATGTTCAAGGTCATGCACCTCCCCTTCGCCGCCTCCGCCAACGCCGTCAACAACTTCCTCGGCATCTCCCAGGCCTCCTCCGTGCTCGGCGGCTTCCTCGCCGACGCCTACCTGGGCCGCTACTGGACCATCGCCGCCTTCACCACGCTCTACCTGCTGGGCCTCATCGCGCTCACGCTCTGCGCCACGCTGCCCGCGCTCGCGCCGGCGCAGGACGGGTGCGACAAGCTCGCCATGCTGCTCGGCGGCTGCGCGCCGGCCCAGCGGTGGCAGATGGCCTACCTCTACACGGCGCTCTACGTCACGGCGTTCGGCGCCGCGGGGATCCGGCCCTGCGTGTCCTCGTTCGGCGCCGACCAGTTCGACGACCGGAGCGCGGGCTACAAGGGCCGGCTCGACCGCTTCTTCAACCTCTTCTACCTCGCCGTCACGGTGGGCGCCATCGCCGCCTTCACGCTGGTGGTGTACATCCAGATGCACCGCGGCTGGGCGGCCGCGTTCGGCGCGCTGGCGCTGGCCATGGGCGCCTCCAACGCGCTCTTCTTCGCCGGCACGCCGCTGTACCGGCACAAGGCGCCCGGGGGCAGCCCGCTGACCAGGGTGGCGCAGGTGCTCGTGGCCGCCTTCCGGAAGCGGAACGCCGACTTCGGCGACGGCGGCTACGTGGGGCTGTACGAGGTGGCCGGGGCCAAGTCGGCGATCCGCGGCAGCGGCAAGATCGAGCACACGGACGACTTCCGGTGGCTGGACAAGGCGGCGCTCCGGCTCGACGACGACGGCGAGGAAGAGGAGCAGGAGGAGGACCCGTGGCGGCTGTGCACGGTGACGCAGGTGGAGGAGGTGAAGATCCTGGTGCGGCTGCTGCCGGTGCCGGCGTGCACGGTGATGCTGAGCGTGGTGCTGACCGAGTTCCTGACGCTGTCGGTGCAGCAGGCGTACACGCTCAACACCGGGCTCCTCGCCGGCGCCGTGCGCCTCCCGGTGACGTGCATGCCGGTGTTCCCCTGCCTGGCCATCTTCCTGGTGCTGGCGCTCTACTACCAGACCTTCGCGCCGCTGGCCCGCCGGATCACCGGCCACCCGCACGGCGCGTCGCAGCTGCAGCGGGTCGGGCTGGGGCTCGTCTTCTCCATCCTCTCCGTGGCCTGGGCCGGCGCCTTCGAGCGGTACCGGCGGCGGTACGCGGTGGAGCACGGGTACCTGGGCCTGTTCCTGACGCCGATGCCGGGGCTGAGCGCCTACTGGCTGCTCATCCAGTACTGCCTCATCGGGGTCGCCGAGGTGTTCTGCCTCGTGGGGCTCATCGAGTTCCTCTACCAGGAGGCGCCCGACGCGATGCGCAGCGTGGGGTCGGCCTACGCGGCCGTCGCCGGCGGGATGGGCTGCTTCATGGCCACAGCACTCAACAACGCCGTCGACGCGGCCACCGGCGACGCCGTGAACGGCAGGCCGTCGTGGCTGGCGCAGAACATCAACGTCGGGAGGTTCGACTACCTCTACTGGCTGCTCGCCGTGCTCAGCACGCTCAACTTCGCCGTCTTCCTCTACTTCGCCAGCATCTACAAGTACAGAACGCCGCCGCCGACCACCGCCGGCACCAACGGCAGCAGCAAGGGGGAGGTCTCGGTGGTGTCCGACCACAAGTGAAGTGAATGAATGAAATACTTGAACAGAACCTAGTTTTTTCGCAACCAAATTTCACTTGGATTGGATTGTGATTGTGGACTAATTTCAACGAGTACACAATTTGATCATCATTTTCAGATGACAGAGCACAGCGCAGCAGCAGCCCACATTAGTGAAAAATCATTGTAATGCCGTTGGGTTTAGAACTAACACAAGTTATCTCAGCTAGAACTACTTGCCACTATATACAATTAAGATAATGATCTCACCATCAACAAAAAAGATACTGCAAATCTTGACAATTGATCTAAAATTAATGAACCACTCTTGATTGAAATCCGATATCACCCCAGCTTTGATTGTCTTCTCAAAGATGAACATTCGCAGCCAAAACTGAAACGGAAAGAAAAACAAAGATCAGGGTTTCGTGATGCAACTCAAGCCAAACAAAATCTGCTCAACTGAATATCTGCGGCCAAACTAGGCATCAATAGCATGTACGATACAAGCAAGGAGTCAATCTGGTAGGTGGATGAGTTTTGTTTCGTTTTGTTTCCAAAACACGATAATTTCAACCAATCTGGTAGGTGTTCTGATTCCAGCAGGCATGCCACCAGTTTCAATGACCAGGAATTACCAATCTAAGAGCATTACTAGTAGAACCCTCAAACCCTCAAACCCTCACTAGCGTTTTAAGGGTCCAAAAATTGATCTTTTTGTGCACTTTTACAGGTTGAAAAACAGGGGCAAAGATTAGAACCCTCAAACCCAACCCTTATAACGGAATATTCCCCATGAACGACGTTGTCGTTGCGCGCGGGAGGTCGACGGGGCGGCCGCCGGCGACGGGGGCGACTAGCAGCGGCGGTCGCGGGCGTGGACGCGGGAGTTGGGAGGATTTTTCCCTCCCGCGCGAGTATAACCGCCAAATGAGGGTTGGGATAGGTTTTGCTCCCCAACCCTTACCTTTGAGGATTGAGAGAGGGTTTGAGGGTTGGACCTTTAAAAAAAATTGAGGGTTTGAGGGTTAAGGGGTTCTAGTCTACGGCTTTTTTTCGACGAAAACTGTAAAAAAACAGTTATTTTTAGAGGTTTGAGGGTTTGAGGGCTCTACTAGTAATGCTCTAAACATGACTCTTGGATAAGAAGTTAACAGAGAAACAATTTTTATTTAAACAGCTGTTCAGTATGAAGAAGGAATGTTCAGTCATTCCAGTTCATGTGAAACTGATCCTCCTTTTAATGTTTGGTAAAAATATGCACATGGGGGGAATATGATGACTAGAAGGAACACTGCAGGAAAACCTGATTGTGTGACCTTGGCTCAGCATAAAAAGGACACGAAACAAAGAAGAAAATCCATACCTCGACGGTGAACCCAAAGAGACCACTGAAGACATAAGAATCATCATCTTTAAACTGCCGACTGTTCAGTGTTCATTGGTCATTCCTCAATTGCTTCAACCTTGCTGCAACCTGCCTCATTGATAGCCGAACCGCTAGTGACTCTGAGGTGCACGATATAGCGATCTTTAGCATCTCAGTCAATCTGTCCTTTGGCGATGTATCCCATAGTCCCGGAGAGAAGAATTCACTGGTGCGCTCTTCCTGCATCAGCATCCTTCCCCATGCTACGATCGTAAAACCATCGCCAAACTGTGAGAACGAGGGATCCAAGGACCTCTTGCCTGACATCAACTCTAGAAGAACAACTCCAAAACTGTAAACGTCAGACTTGTCGGAGACTCTGCAGGTGGTCGCATATTCAGGTGCAACATAGCCAAAGGTCCCAGCAACATCAGTTGTGGCGTGTGTTTGTGTAACTTCCATCAATCTCGCCAAACCAAAATCTGACAAGTACGCATTCAGATCCTCATCCAGCAGAATATTGCTAGGCTTGATGTCTCGGTGAATGATCCGAGGTGTGCAGGAGCCGTGAAGGAAAGCCAGGGCCTGTGCAACATCCATGGCTATGGTGTAAACCTCAGCCCAGGACACTTGTCTGCTACCCATCTCATGTATAAAGCTCTCAAGGTTGCCACCGGGGAGATAGTTGTAGATCAGGAAAGTGTCCGATTCTCCAATGTGGTACCCAATAAGTGTAACGAGATTCTTGTGCCGAATTCTTCCAAGAGTTGCGATTTCTGCATCAAACTGCTGGAGACCTTGGAAACGCCCCATGGCTAGCCTCTTCACTGCTACAAGATAACCAGGAGCCAGCTCAGCCTTGTAGGTAGCACCAAAACCACCAGTACCAATCAGGTTCTGGATACTGAAGTTACTTGTTGCTTGGATAATGCTGTCATAGTTAATCTCAGCAGGAGCATCAGCAAATGTTACTACCGCTTTCTTCTTAAAATTTTCAATTTTTGCTCTTTTCCTTCTCTCACACACAAAGAAGAGGAGgactgcaacaacaaaagacacTAGAGCAGTTGCAGACGCAGCTATAATTACCACCAGATACTTGGATTTGGTCATGTGGCCACCCAATCTTTGAGTCCATTTCTGGTGATTGGTTGATACTGATGATGGTGCAGATGCATTTGGACCCAGACACCGGGACAGCAGGGGATTGCCAACAAAGAAACCGCAGTCAGCAGAGTGCCTTAGATAGGGAATGTCACCTGATAGGTTGTTGAACGAGACATCAAACACCGACAGTTGAGCCAGTTCACTGAAACTGGGAGGGATGCTTCCTGAGAGCCTGTTGTGGTCAAGCATCACTACTTTAAGGCTTGATGCA from Triticum urartu cultivar G1812 chromosome 3, Tu2.1, whole genome shotgun sequence encodes:
- the LOC125542695 gene encoding protein NRT1/ PTR FAMILY 6.1 produces the protein MEEPTHTPPRNKAKKEIKSPPPPPLTMSSLSLQRKKLGSHFLESDERRRFYGASAAIGTTPLDIRGAPIPERDLARTGGWVAAFFIFGNETAERMAYYGLSVNMVVFMFKVMHLPFAASANAVNNFLGISQASSVLGGFLADAYLGRYWTIAAFTTLYLLGLIALTLCATLPALAPAQDGCDKLAMLLGGCAPAQRWQMAYLYTALYVTAFGAAGIRPCVSSFGADQFDDRSAGYKGRLDRFFNLFYLAVTVGAIAAFTLVVYIQMHRGWAAAFGALALAMGASNALFFAGTPLYRHKAPGGSPLTRVAQVLVAAFRKRNADFGDGGYVGLYEVAGAKSAIRGSGKIEHTDDFRWLDKAALRLDDDGEEEEQEEDPWRLCTVTQVEEVKILVRLLPVPACTVMLSVVLTEFLTLSVQQAYTLNTGLLAGAVRLPVTCMPVFPCLAIFLVLALYYQTFAPLARRITGHPHGASQLQRVGLGLVFSILSVAWAGAFERYRRRYAVEHGYLGLFLTPMPGLSAYWLLIQYCLIGVAEVFCLVGLIEFLYQEAPDAMRSVGSAYAAVAGGMGCFMATALNNAVDAATGDAVNGRPSWLAQNINVGRFDYLYWLLAVLSTLNFAVFLYFASIYKYRTPPPTTAGTNGSSKGEVSVVSDHK